From the Musa acuminata AAA Group cultivar baxijiao chromosome BXJ3-7, Cavendish_Baxijiao_AAA, whole genome shotgun sequence genome, one window contains:
- the LOC135642864 gene encoding AT-hook motif nuclear-localized protein 28-like, with amino-acid sequence MKDKLFQHHYLQQQQQQQQQRQPQQQKSLSDEVDSGRSSGESKKPKLDEQKEQTRGDGSTIEVVKRPRGRPPGSKNKPKLPVVITREAEPSTAMRPHVLEIPAGHDVVDSLAGFSRRRNLGICVLSGTGAVANVTLRQPHFGGAPLSAGAPATIVFRGRFEILSISATFLPPAMEALCPAAAGGLSISLAGPQGQIVGGTVAGPLVAAGMVVVVAAAFSNPTFHRLPVEDDVSVSVSVSGGGGGDMEEHDQHMYTQQQPQRQQQQHDHSQRRHQGPSPTAAVSSGMSLYSSHLPSDVIWAPTARPPPPPPY; translated from the coding sequence ATGAAGGACAAGCTCTTCCAGCACCATTatcttcagcagcagcagcagcagcagcagcaacggcaGCCGCAGCAGCAGAAGAGCCTGTCTGATGAAGTCGACAGCGGCAGGAGCAGCGGGGAGAGCAAGAAGCCAAAGCTCGATGAGCAGAAGGAGCAAACAAGGGGAGATGGATCGACAATCGAGGTGGTCAAGAGACCGCGGGGGCGGCCGCCGGGGTCCAAGAATAAGCCGAAGCTGCCGGTGGTGATCACCAGGGAAGCGGAGCCCTCGACGGCGATGCGGCCGCACGTGCTGGAGATCCCCGCGGGGCACGACGTGGTCGACTCCCTCGCGGGGTTCTCCCGCCGCCGGAACCTCGGAATCTGCGTTCTCTCTGGCACCGGCGCCGTCGCGAACGTCACGCTCCGCCAGCCGCACTTCGGAGGGGCGCCGCTGTCGGCGGGGGCTCCGGCCACGATCGTGTTTCGAGGGCGGTTCGAGATCCTGTCCATCTCGGCCACGTTCCTGCCCCCGGCGATGGAGGCGCTGTGCCCCGCCGCGGCCGGCGGGCTCTCGATATCGCTGGCGGGGCCGCAGGGACAGATCGTGGGGGGCACGGTGGCAGGGCCACTGGTGGCCGCGGGGATGGTGGTCGTGGTGGCGGCGGCGTTCTCGAACCCCACCTTCCACCGGCTCCCGGTGGAGGACGACGTATCGGTCTCCGTCTCGGTCTCCGGCGGAGGCGGTGGCGACATGGAGGAGCACGATCAGCACATGTACACCCAACAACAAcctcagcggcagcagcagcagcatgatCATAGCCAGCGGCGCCACCAAGGGCCGTCGCCAACGGCTGCAGTGTCGAGCGGCATGTCTCTCTACAGCAGCCACCTCCCATCGGACGTCATTTGGGCGCCCACCGCCCGTCCCCCACCCCCGCCGCCATACTGA